One Cellulomonas soli DNA window includes the following coding sequences:
- a CDS encoding cellulose-binding domain-containing protein, translated as MRPNHLRRTSTAALAALTLTAGLGAGMLTAAATAGTVGALGTAAVAGTGYTWGNVEVVGGGFVPGIVYSQTEPDLVYARTDIGGAYRLDQTTHRWVPLLDHVGWDDWSHSGVLSLATDPVDPDNVYVAVGTYTNSWDPQNGAVLRSADRGRTWQRTMLPFKVGGNMPGRGMGERLQVDPHDNRVLYLGTEAGNGLWRSTDAGVTWARVVSFPNAGTYVQDPTGANEYLSSNQGVTWVTFDTGSGTAGSPTPTIYVGVADKDSTVYRSTDAGATWQRVPGQPTGYLAHKGVYDTVSDALYIATSDTGGPYDGGHGDVWRLDAATGTWTNVSPVPSTSSDQYFGYSGLTIDRQDPDTIMVTSQVSWWPDDVIFRSTDRGATWTRIWDWAGYPSTTKRYDLDVSAAPWLTFGKQPVAPEPSPKLGWMTESFEIDPFDSDEAMYGTGATVYGTENLTDWDTGGTVHLGVRAQGIEETAVLDLAAPPGAVQLVSGLGDIGGFVHTDITRAPAMLTSPTLGSGTGVDFAELKPTTMVRVGSDVDGTSTSHIGISTSSGSSWWAGQEPAGVTSGGTVAMSADAASVVWSPGGTGVHRSTTLGSTWTASTGVPAGARVEADRVDPTRFYAFAAGTLYVSGDGGATFTASAATGLPASGQVRLAAVPGRAGDLWLTGGEKDATYGMWHSTDAGASFTKLAAVDEGDAIGFGKAAPGATYPAVYTSSKIGGVRGIFRSTDAGASWVRINDDAHQWAWTGSVVIGDPDVYGRVYVGTNGRGIVVGDLTGTDPTPTPTATPTPTATPTPTVSVTPTPTPTVTPTPTASPTPTPTSTAGATCAVRYSTNDWGSGFSASVRVTNTGTSAWSGWALRFAFPDGQQLTQGWSATWSQQGAAVTALSAPWNGQLAPGASAEVGFNGAYSGTNGRPTAFTVDGGRCSAG; from the coding sequence ATGCGTCCGAACCACCTGCGCAGGACGTCGACGGCCGCGCTCGCGGCGCTCACCCTGACGGCCGGCCTGGGTGCGGGGATGCTCACGGCTGCTGCGACCGCAGGAACCGTGGGCGCCCTCGGCACGGCCGCCGTCGCGGGCACGGGCTACACCTGGGGCAACGTCGAGGTCGTCGGCGGGGGCTTCGTCCCGGGCATCGTCTACAGCCAGACCGAACCGGACCTGGTGTACGCGCGCACCGACATCGGGGGTGCGTACCGCCTGGACCAGACGACGCACCGGTGGGTGCCGCTGCTCGACCACGTCGGGTGGGACGACTGGAGCCACTCGGGCGTGCTGAGCCTGGCGACCGACCCGGTCGACCCCGACAACGTGTACGTGGCCGTCGGCACCTACACGAACAGCTGGGACCCGCAGAACGGCGCGGTGCTGCGCTCGGCCGACCGCGGGAGGACCTGGCAGCGCACGATGCTGCCGTTCAAGGTGGGCGGCAACATGCCCGGCCGCGGCATGGGCGAACGCCTGCAGGTCGACCCGCACGACAACCGGGTGCTCTACCTGGGCACGGAGGCCGGCAACGGGTTGTGGCGCAGCACCGACGCGGGCGTCACGTGGGCGCGGGTGGTGTCCTTCCCGAACGCCGGCACGTACGTGCAGGACCCGACGGGCGCCAACGAGTACCTCTCGTCGAACCAGGGCGTCACCTGGGTCACGTTCGACACCGGCAGCGGCACCGCGGGCTCCCCCACGCCGACGATCTACGTGGGTGTGGCCGACAAGGACTCGACGGTCTACCGGTCCACCGACGCCGGTGCGACGTGGCAGCGTGTGCCCGGCCAGCCGACCGGCTACCTCGCGCACAAGGGCGTCTACGACACCGTCTCGGACGCCCTGTACATCGCGACGAGCGACACGGGTGGGCCGTACGACGGCGGGCACGGCGACGTGTGGCGGCTCGACGCGGCGACCGGCACCTGGACGAACGTCTCCCCGGTGCCCTCCACGAGCAGCGATCAGTACTTCGGGTACTCCGGCCTGACGATCGACCGGCAGGACCCGGACACGATCATGGTGACCAGCCAGGTCTCGTGGTGGCCGGACGACGTGATCTTCCGCAGCACGGACCGCGGGGCGACGTGGACGCGCATCTGGGACTGGGCGGGCTACCCCAGCACGACGAAGCGCTACGACCTGGACGTCAGCGCCGCACCGTGGCTGACCTTCGGCAAGCAGCCGGTGGCGCCCGAGCCCAGCCCGAAGCTGGGATGGATGACCGAGTCGTTCGAGATCGACCCGTTCGACTCCGACGAGGCGATGTACGGGACCGGGGCCACCGTGTACGGCACGGAGAACCTCACCGACTGGGACACGGGCGGCACCGTGCACCTCGGTGTGCGGGCGCAGGGCATCGAGGAGACCGCGGTGCTCGACCTCGCGGCACCTCCGGGAGCGGTCCAGCTGGTCTCCGGGCTCGGCGACATCGGCGGCTTCGTGCACACCGACATCACCCGGGCCCCGGCCATGCTCACCTCCCCCACCCTGGGCTCGGGCACGGGCGTCGACTTCGCCGAGCTGAAGCCGACCACGATGGTGCGTGTCGGTTCGGACGTCGACGGGACGAGCACGTCGCACATCGGCATCTCGACCTCCTCGGGCAGCAGCTGGTGGGCCGGGCAGGAGCCCGCGGGCGTGACCTCCGGCGGCACGGTGGCGATGTCGGCCGACGCCGCATCGGTGGTCTGGAGCCCGGGCGGCACCGGTGTGCACAGGTCGACGACCCTCGGGTCGACCTGGACGGCGTCCACCGGCGTGCCTGCCGGCGCCCGCGTCGAGGCGGACCGGGTCGACCCGACGCGGTTCTACGCCTTCGCCGCCGGGACGCTCTACGTCTCGGGCGACGGCGGCGCCACGTTCACGGCCTCGGCCGCCACGGGCCTGCCCGCCTCGGGCCAGGTGCGGCTCGCGGCAGTCCCCGGACGGGCCGGCGACCTGTGGCTGACGGGCGGGGAGAAGGACGCGACCTACGGCATGTGGCACTCGACCGATGCCGGCGCGAGCTTCACCAAGCTCGCCGCGGTGGACGAGGGCGATGCGATCGGGTTCGGCAAGGCCGCGCCCGGCGCCACCTACCCGGCCGTCTACACCTCCTCGAAGATCGGTGGCGTGCGCGGGATCTTCCGTTCGACCGACGCCGGTGCGAGCTGGGTGCGGATCAACGATGACGCGCACCAGTGGGCGTGGACCGGCTCGGTGGTGATCGGCGACCCCGACGTGTACGGGCGGGTCTACGTCGGCACGAACGGGCGCGGGATCGTCGTCGGCGACCTCACAGGCACCGACCCGACTCCCACGCCCACTGCGACACCCACCCCGACGGCCACGCCCACGCCCACCGTCTCCGTGACGCCGACTCCGACGCCGACTGTGACCCCGACCCCCACGGCAAGCCCCACGCCGACCCCCACCTCCACGGCCGGCGCGACCTGCGCGGTCCGGTACAGCACGAACGACTGGGGCTCGGGCTTCTCCGCCTCGGTGCGGGTGACCAACACCGGCACGAGCGCGTGGTCGGGCTGGGCGCTCCGCTTCGCGTTCCCCGACGGGCAGCAGCTGACACAGGGCTGGAGCGCGACCTGGAGCCAGCAGGGGGCGGCGGTGACGGCACTGTCCGCTCCGTGGAACGGCCAGCTCGCGCCGGGGGCCTCGGCAGAGGTCGGGTTCAACGGCGCGTACTCCGGGACGAACGGGCGACCGACTGCCTTCACGGTCGACGGCGGGCGCTGCTCGGCGGGCTGA
- the mqo gene encoding malate dehydrogenase (quinone), translated as MTDREEAVDVVLVGGGIMSATLAALLSTVEPAWRILVVERRGAPAEESSNAWNNAGTGHAALCELNYTPELPDGTVEISKAVRINEQFELSRELWHYLATHDRLPGGTAFLTTTPHMTFVRGAQNVASLRRRHEALSGHPLFAELEFSDDPQQIAAWAPLLVAGRDPDEPIAATRAASGTDVDFGALTRSLVQDATDRGAHLLLEHEVTRLRRRRDGGWRLKVADRRWNGGRPRTIEARFVFIGAGGGALGLLQKSGIPEIKGYGGFPISGQFLRTTNPDLVARHQAKVYGKADIGAPPMSVPHLDTRVVDGGSALLFGPFAGWSMKFLKHGSWTDLLRSVRPSNLVPMLAVGLRNLDLLRYLIGEVTATPTRRLRTLRAFMPEAHPRDWELVSAGQRVQVIKADREHGGVLEFGTELITAAEGSIAGLLGASPGASTAAAAMVDLLERCFPDRHESWSGQLREMMPSLGGGRWDESFELDTLVEEQVVSDR; from the coding sequence GTGACCGATCGCGAAGAGGCTGTCGACGTCGTCCTCGTCGGCGGCGGCATCATGAGCGCCACGCTCGCCGCCCTGCTGAGCACCGTGGAGCCCGCCTGGCGGATCCTCGTCGTCGAGCGCCGGGGTGCGCCCGCCGAGGAGAGCTCGAACGCGTGGAACAACGCCGGAACGGGTCACGCCGCGCTCTGCGAGCTCAACTACACCCCCGAGCTCCCCGACGGCACCGTCGAGATCAGCAAGGCCGTACGGATCAACGAGCAGTTCGAGCTGTCCCGCGAGCTGTGGCACTACCTGGCCACGCACGACCGGCTGCCGGGCGGCACCGCGTTCCTCACCACGACCCCGCACATGACCTTCGTCCGCGGAGCGCAGAACGTCGCCTCCCTGCGCCGCCGGCACGAGGCCCTGAGCGGCCACCCGCTGTTCGCCGAGCTGGAGTTCAGCGACGACCCTCAGCAGATCGCCGCCTGGGCGCCCCTGCTCGTCGCCGGCCGCGACCCCGACGAGCCGATCGCCGCGACCCGTGCCGCGTCGGGCACCGACGTCGACTTCGGGGCCCTGACCCGCTCGCTCGTGCAGGACGCCACCGACCGTGGCGCCCACCTGCTCCTCGAGCACGAGGTCACGCGGCTGCGTCGCCGTCGCGACGGCGGATGGCGGCTGAAGGTCGCCGACCGGCGGTGGAACGGCGGACGCCCCCGCACGATCGAGGCCCGCTTCGTCTTCATCGGTGCCGGCGGCGGTGCGCTCGGGCTCCTGCAGAAGTCCGGCATCCCGGAGATCAAGGGCTACGGCGGGTTCCCGATCAGCGGGCAGTTCCTGCGCACCACGAACCCCGACCTCGTCGCCCGGCACCAGGCCAAGGTGTACGGCAAGGCCGACATCGGTGCCCCGCCCATGTCGGTGCCGCACCTCGACACCCGCGTCGTCGACGGCGGCTCCGCGCTGCTGTTCGGCCCGTTCGCCGGCTGGAGCATGAAGTTCCTCAAGCACGGCTCCTGGACCGACCTGCTGCGCTCGGTGCGCCCGAGCAACCTGGTGCCGATGCTCGCCGTCGGGCTGCGCAACCTCGACCTGCTCCGGTACCTGATCGGCGAGGTCACCGCGACCCCGACCCGACGGCTGCGCACCCTGCGCGCGTTCATGCCGGAGGCACACCCCCGCGACTGGGAGCTGGTCAGCGCCGGGCAGCGCGTCCAGGTCATCAAGGCGGACCGCGAGCACGGCGGCGTCCTGGAGTTCGGCACCGAGCTCATCACCGCGGCCGAGGGCTCGATCGCCGGGCTGCTCGGCGCCTCACCGGGCGCCTCGACCGCCGCCGCCGCCATGGTCGACCTGCTCGAGCGCTGCTTCCCCGACCGGCACGAGTCCTGGTCGGGGCAGCTGCGTGAGATGATGCCGAGCCTGGGTGGCGGCCGGTGGGACGAGTCGTTCGAGCTCGACACGCTGGTCGAGGAGCAGGTCGTCTCCGACCGCTGA
- a CDS encoding methylated-DNA--[protein]-cysteine S-methyltransferase, whose protein sequence is MTSTVGYAESSWAQGAPPVPDVTPGELAALHSRLVERAGGEGLLDVAYRTLDSPLGALLVAATPVGVVRVAFAVQDHEQVLADLAARVSPRVLHAPGVLDVVAHELEEYFAGTRRTFDVALDLRLAQGFRREVVQHLTAVPYGRTASYAAMATEVGRPRAVRAVGTACALNPLPLLLPCHRVVRSDGTPGRYAGGERAKHTLLALERAGRAH, encoded by the coding sequence GTGACGAGCACCGTCGGATATGCCGAGTCGTCGTGGGCGCAGGGTGCACCGCCCGTGCCGGACGTGACACCCGGGGAGCTTGCGGCCCTGCACTCCCGGTTGGTCGAGCGCGCGGGTGGCGAGGGTCTGCTCGACGTGGCGTACCGCACGCTCGACAGCCCGCTCGGTGCGCTGCTCGTAGCCGCCACGCCCGTCGGGGTGGTGCGGGTCGCGTTCGCCGTGCAGGACCACGAGCAGGTGCTCGCCGATCTCGCCGCCCGGGTCAGCCCGCGCGTGCTGCACGCGCCAGGGGTGCTCGATGTCGTCGCGCACGAGCTGGAGGAGTACTTCGCCGGCACCCGCCGCACGTTCGACGTCGCCCTGGACCTGCGGCTCGCGCAGGGGTTCCGGCGTGAGGTGGTGCAGCACCTGACGGCCGTCCCGTACGGGCGGACCGCGAGCTACGCGGCGATGGCCACCGAGGTCGGTCGACCGCGCGCGGTCCGCGCGGTGGGCACGGCGTGCGCGCTCAACCCGCTGCCGCTGCTGCTGCCGTGCCACCGGGTCGTGCGCTCCGACGGCACGCCCGGGCGGTACGCGGGCGGTGAGCGGGCCAAGCACACGCTGCTGGCCCTGGAACGGGCCGGGCGGGCGCACTGA
- a CDS encoding RNA polymerase sigma factor, whose translation MKEPFEQVVQQHGARVLRVCRAVVGPVDAEDAWSETFLSALSAYPQLPADANVEAWLVTIAHRKAVDVVRRAARQAVPVERLPERVAQQRADGRDLDLWAALAALPTKQRQVLAYHHLGGLPYAQVAALLGGTPEAARRAAADGVATLRRTYDPDPDRSPDTDPEGVLP comes from the coding sequence GTGAAGGAACCGTTCGAGCAGGTCGTGCAGCAGCACGGGGCGCGAGTGCTGCGCGTGTGCCGGGCCGTGGTGGGGCCGGTGGACGCCGAGGATGCGTGGTCCGAGACGTTCCTGTCGGCCCTCTCGGCCTACCCGCAGCTGCCTGCGGACGCGAACGTCGAGGCGTGGTTGGTGACGATCGCGCACCGCAAGGCCGTGGACGTGGTGCGTCGGGCGGCCCGGCAGGCCGTGCCGGTCGAGCGGTTGCCGGAGCGGGTCGCCCAGCAGCGGGCGGACGGTCGCGACCTGGACCTGTGGGCGGCGTTGGCGGCGCTGCCCACCAAGCAGCGGCAGGTGCTCGCCTACCACCACCTGGGTGGGCTGCCCTACGCGCAGGTCGCAGCCCTCCTGGGTGGCACGCCCGAGGCGGCGCGCCGTGCGGCGGCCGACGGGGTCGCGACGCTTCGACGCACCTACGACCCCGATCCTGATCGGAGTCCCGACACAGATCCCGAAGGAGTCCTCCCGTGA
- a CDS encoding universal stress protein — protein MRTDGPVVIATDFSEHSAQTVRWGAQTAEQRGAPVLLVHSYRDPSEAAVWGWYPMVPDTHEFEQEILAQLRDLRDTVVTEHPTLSVDVRLMRGPVVAALRELSEDAQLLVLGAHGYGRRPAIGSVSGQLVTYATCPVALVRSPDGDEHGEQAPEAPVVVGVDGSRSSIVAARLAAQEAARRRRPLHVLHARPAPPDPHGYGEVPPFDVRHTPDDPTHAAALAVADELRSAHPSVTVTLDLRDDDPVHALVDASARAALLVVGSRGLGAFRGLLLGAVSREVVRAAHGVVLVVRDLD, from the coding sequence ATGCGGACCGACGGCCCGGTGGTGATCGCGACCGACTTCTCCGAGCACAGCGCGCAGACCGTGCGCTGGGGTGCGCAGACGGCCGAGCAGCGCGGCGCACCCGTGCTGCTCGTGCACTCCTACCGGGACCCGTCCGAGGCAGCCGTGTGGGGCTGGTACCCGATGGTCCCCGACACCCACGAGTTCGAGCAGGAGATCCTCGCCCAGCTGCGCGACCTGCGCGACACCGTCGTGACCGAGCACCCCACGCTCAGCGTCGACGTGCGGCTCATGCGCGGCCCCGTGGTCGCCGCCCTCCGCGAGCTGTCCGAGGACGCCCAGCTGCTCGTCCTGGGCGCCCACGGGTACGGACGCCGCCCCGCGATCGGCTCGGTCAGCGGCCAGCTCGTCACCTACGCCACCTGCCCCGTCGCCCTCGTCCGCAGCCCCGACGGCGACGAGCACGGCGAACAGGCACCCGAGGCACCCGTGGTCGTCGGCGTCGACGGCTCCCGCTCCTCGATCGTGGCCGCCCGCCTCGCCGCCCAGGAAGCCGCCCGACGCCGGCGCCCCCTGCACGTGCTGCACGCCCGACCGGCACCCCCCGACCCGCACGGGTACGGCGAGGTACCCCCGTTCGACGTCCGCCACACACCCGACGACCCGACGCACGCCGCTGCGCTCGCGGTCGCCGACGAGCTGCGCTCGGCGCACCCGTCCGTGACCGTCACGCTCGACCTGCGCGACGACGACCCGGTGCACGCCCTGGTCGACGCCTCCGCCCGGGCCGCGCTGCTCGTCGTGGGCTCCCGTGGGCTCGGTGCGTTCCGTGGGCTGCTGCTCGGGGCGGTCAGCCGTGAGGTCGTGCGTGCCGCGCACGGGGTCGTCCTCGTGGTGCGCGACCTGGACTGA
- a CDS encoding phosphodiester glycosidase family protein produces the protein MSRSHPRPRRLRRTVLIGAVSLSMCLAGATAWALDRFVIEHVEIADVSAYEAAQTGTVTTSTTTSASDALVTDTTYESDDASITISTVTTGSGEATVTYYVADVTLTDATVLRSAFAQDAFGENITENTSDIAADNDAVFAINGDYYGFRSTGIVIRNGVVYRDEGAREGLAFYRDGHVEVYDETTTTAEELLAAGVWNTLSFGPALLEDGQVVDGIEDVEVDTNVGNHSIQGDQPRTAIGVIDDNHLVFVVVDGRSTGYSAGVDMTELAQIMADLGATTAYNIDGGGSSTMVFDGELVNNPLGKGTERGTSDILYIAG, from the coding sequence ATGAGCCGATCACACCCACGACCCCGCCGTCTGCGACGGACCGTCCTCATCGGTGCCGTCAGCCTGTCGATGTGCCTGGCCGGTGCGACCGCCTGGGCCCTGGACCGCTTCGTGATCGAGCACGTCGAGATCGCCGACGTGTCCGCCTACGAGGCAGCCCAGACCGGCACCGTCACCACCAGCACCACCACCAGCGCGTCGGACGCCCTGGTCACCGACACGACGTACGAGTCCGACGACGCGAGCATCACGATCTCCACGGTGACGACCGGCTCGGGCGAGGCGACCGTCACCTACTACGTCGCCGACGTCACGCTCACCGACGCCACGGTCCTGCGCTCCGCCTTCGCCCAGGACGCCTTCGGGGAGAACATCACCGAGAACACCTCCGACATCGCCGCCGACAACGACGCCGTCTTCGCGATCAACGGCGACTACTACGGGTTCCGGTCCACCGGCATCGTCATCCGCAACGGCGTCGTCTACCGCGACGAAGGCGCCCGCGAAGGCCTCGCGTTCTACCGCGACGGTCACGTCGAGGTCTACGACGAGACCACCACCACCGCCGAGGAGCTGCTCGCCGCAGGGGTGTGGAACACCCTCTCGTTCGGCCCCGCCCTCCTCGAGGACGGCCAGGTCGTCGACGGAATCGAGGACGTCGAGGTCGACACCAACGTCGGCAACCACTCCATCCAGGGCGACCAGCCGCGCACCGCCATCGGCGTCATCGACGACAACCACCTGGTCTTCGTCGTCGTCGACGGCCGCAGCACCGGCTACTCCGCCGGTGTCGACATGACCGAGCTCGCCCAGATCATGGCCGACCTGGGAGCAACCACCGCCTACAACATCGACGGCGGAGGCTCCTCGACCATGGTGTTCGACGGCGAGCTCGTCAACAACCCGCTCGGCAAGGGCACCGAGCGCGGCACCTCCGACATCCTCTACATCGCAGGCTGA
- a CDS encoding bifunctional glycosyltransferase family 2/GtrA family protein, with protein MIVLIPAYEPDTRLVTLVGDLRAAGLQVLVVDDGSGPDHTPVFDAANRLGATVLRHSPNRGKGYALRAGFAHIAATAPGTDVVCADCDGQHAVVDILRVARRLRTDATSDGTIVLGTRRFTGDVPLRSRVGNTATRLLFRAVTGTSVHDTQTGLRGYPASLLPWLATIRGDRFEYELEILLRAAATGRRVVEEEIGTIYLEENASSHFRPVVDSLRVYVPLLTFAASSLTAFALDTVLLLALHAATGSLLTSVLGARAVSSATNFLLNRHLVFGRRQPAPVRSAAVRYYALAVGLLGVNYLLLSALTSIGLGLLAAKVVTEVALFATSYEVQRRFVFTRPRPARGGQDQVPDLPTMTGPGRTTPLGEAPPCTPTAPTSAPRGSSSQPTSPQRTSPGSVATSPASCSATSPASRRS; from the coding sequence ATGATCGTCCTGATCCCCGCCTACGAACCCGACACCCGCCTGGTCACCCTGGTCGGCGACCTGCGCGCCGCCGGGCTGCAGGTCCTCGTCGTCGACGACGGCTCCGGCCCCGACCACACCCCCGTCTTCGACGCCGCGAACCGCCTCGGCGCGACCGTCCTGCGGCACAGCCCCAACCGTGGCAAGGGGTACGCCCTGCGCGCCGGCTTCGCCCACATCGCCGCGACCGCCCCCGGGACCGACGTCGTGTGCGCCGACTGCGACGGCCAGCACGCCGTCGTCGACATCCTGCGCGTGGCCCGCCGCCTGCGCACCGACGCCACGAGCGACGGCACGATCGTGCTCGGCACCCGCCGGTTCACCGGCGACGTCCCGCTGCGCAGCCGCGTCGGCAACACCGCCACCCGCCTGCTCTTCCGCGCCGTCACCGGAACCTCCGTCCACGACACCCAGACCGGCCTGCGCGGCTACCCCGCCTCCCTGCTGCCCTGGCTGGCCACGATCCGCGGAGACCGCTTCGAGTACGAGCTCGAGATCCTCCTGCGCGCCGCCGCCACCGGCCGACGCGTCGTCGAGGAGGAGATCGGCACGATCTACCTCGAGGAGAACGCCTCCTCGCACTTCCGCCCCGTCGTGGACTCCCTACGCGTCTACGTCCCCCTGCTGACCTTCGCGGCGTCCTCGCTGACCGCGTTCGCCCTCGACACCGTCCTCCTGCTGGCCCTGCACGCCGCCACCGGATCCCTGCTCACCTCCGTCCTCGGAGCCCGAGCCGTCAGCTCCGCGACGAACTTCCTGCTCAACCGGCACCTCGTCTTCGGCCGCCGCCAACCGGCACCGGTGCGCTCGGCCGCCGTGCGGTACTACGCGCTCGCGGTCGGGCTGCTGGGGGTGAACTACCTGCTGCTGTCGGCGTTGACGAGCATCGGCCTGGGCCTGCTCGCGGCCAAGGTGGTCACGGAGGTCGCGCTGTTCGCGACCAGCTACGAGGTGCAGCGGCGGTTCGTGTTCACCCGGCCCCGCCCGGCCCGCGGTGGGCAGGACCAGGTCCCCGACCTGCCTACGATGACCGGGCCAGGACGCACCACCCCGCTCGGAGAGGCCCCGCCGTGCACACCGACCGCCCCGACGTCCGCGCCCCGGGGGAGCTCGTCGCAGCCGACCTCACCGCAGCGGACCTCGCCCGGCTCCGTCGCGACTTCACCCGCTTCATGCTCGGCTACAAGTCCGGCATCGCGGAGGTCCTGA
- a CDS encoding GTP pyrophosphokinase, with translation MLGYKSGIAEVLTKITILRDEFDTVHDTSPIEHVGSRLKSPESLLAKVRRKACPMTLEAIRAQIWDIAGVRVTCSFVSDIYRIRDLLVGQPDLTVLAERDYIAEPKPNGYQSLHLIVTVPVFLSDRVEHVTVEIQIRTIAMDFWASLEHKIYYKYDGAVPQRLLAELKDAALAASRLDATMEQLHDEVRALAAHPGATGQGTPVHGTATDPTDPTSDLLVVAPEPLSRPGAPSDEVLAAFAHLLQPHRPVPGAD, from the coding sequence ATGCTCGGCTACAAGTCCGGCATCGCGGAGGTCCTGACCAAGATCACGATCCTGCGCGACGAGTTCGACACCGTGCACGACACCAGCCCGATCGAGCACGTCGGATCCCGGCTGAAGTCGCCGGAGAGCCTGCTCGCCAAGGTGCGGCGCAAGGCCTGCCCGATGACGCTCGAGGCGATCCGGGCGCAGATCTGGGACATCGCCGGGGTGCGCGTGACCTGCAGCTTCGTCTCCGACATCTACCGGATCCGTGACCTGCTCGTCGGTCAGCCCGACCTGACGGTGCTCGCCGAGCGCGACTACATCGCCGAGCCCAAGCCGAACGGCTACCAGAGCCTGCACCTGATCGTCACGGTCCCGGTGTTCCTGTCCGACCGGGTCGAGCACGTCACCGTCGAGATCCAGATCCGCACGATCGCGATGGACTTCTGGGCGAGCCTCGAGCACAAGATCTACTACAAGTACGACGGCGCGGTGCCGCAGCGGCTGCTCGCCGAGCTCAAGGACGCCGCCCTGGCCGCGTCACGGCTCGACGCCACCATGGAGCAGCTGCACGACGAGGTCAGGGCCCTGGCCGCGCACCCTGGCGCCACCGGCCAGGGCACCCCGGTCCACGGCACCGCGACGGACCCGACCGACCCGACGTCGGACCTCCTCGTCGTCGCGCCGGAGCCGCTGAGCCGGCCGGGCGCGCCCTCGGACGAGGTGCTGGCTGCCTTCGCGCACCTCCTGCAACCGCACCGCCCCGTCCCGGGCGCCGACTGA
- a CDS encoding MBL fold metallo-hydrolase RNA specificity domain-containing protein, whose protein sequence is MQRPTLTFLGAAGTVTGSKFLFDTGGARLLVDCGMFQGEQVWRRRNWEPSPVDPASIDAVVLTHAHLDHCGWLPVLARDGFTGPVLCTPDTARLAAIVMRDAAHVQEADAEHAETHGFSKHSPALPLYRADDAERAVALLHPVDGPAPLPGGASVRLRSAGHILGSAFAELDLSGTRVMVSGDVGRPGHALLLPPQTPADADVVLVESTYGGRTHDDDAHESLVRAITTTAHRGGTVLIPAFAVDRTAVLLLTLAALEREERIPHLPVYVDSPMALRALEVYRDAIARHDPQIRPEIGTAEHLFAPRHLQLMSTREESEQLNRPDRTCIVISASGMATGGRVLHHLAAQLPDRRNTVVLTGFQVPGTRGWALAEGARQIKIHGRYVPVEADVVVAGGFSAHADADQLVAWLRAMAAPETAYVVHGEQSAADTFARRLGDELGWNAVVPRHHEKVLLPAADEHKAA, encoded by the coding sequence ATGCAGCGCCCGACGTTGACCTTCCTGGGGGCGGCCGGCACCGTGACCGGCAGCAAGTTCCTCTTCGACACCGGTGGTGCCCGCCTGCTCGTCGACTGCGGCATGTTCCAGGGCGAGCAGGTCTGGCGTCGACGCAACTGGGAACCCTCACCGGTCGACCCGGCGAGCATCGACGCGGTCGTCCTCACGCACGCCCACCTCGACCACTGCGGCTGGCTGCCCGTCCTGGCCCGTGACGGGTTCACCGGACCCGTGCTGTGCACCCCGGACACCGCCCGGCTGGCCGCGATCGTCATGCGCGACGCCGCGCACGTGCAGGAGGCGGACGCCGAGCACGCCGAGACCCACGGCTTCTCCAAGCACTCCCCCGCCCTGCCGCTGTACCGGGCCGACGACGCCGAACGGGCCGTCGCGCTCCTGCACCCCGTCGACGGCCCGGCGCCTCTGCCCGGCGGGGCGAGCGTGCGGCTGCGCAGCGCGGGCCACATCCTCGGGTCCGCGTTCGCCGAGCTCGACCTGTCCGGCACCCGCGTCATGGTCAGCGGCGACGTCGGACGCCCCGGCCACGCCCTGCTGCTGCCGCCCCAGACCCCCGCGGACGCCGACGTCGTCCTCGTCGAGTCGACCTACGGAGGGCGCACCCACGACGACGACGCGCACGAGAGCCTCGTGCGTGCCATCACCACGACCGCGCACCGCGGTGGGACCGTCCTGATCCCCGCCTTCGCCGTCGACCGCACGGCGGTGCTGCTGCTCACCCTCGCCGCACTCGAACGCGAGGAACGGATCCCGCACCTGCCCGTGTACGTCGACAGCCCGATGGCGCTGCGTGCCCTGGAGGTCTACCGCGACGCCATCGCCCGGCACGACCCCCAGATCCGCCCCGAGATCGGCACGGCCGAGCACCTGTTCGCCCCCCGCCACCTGCAGCTCATGAGCACCCGCGAGGAGTCCGAGCAGCTCAACCGTCCCGACCGCACCTGCATCGTCATCTCCGCCTCCGGCATGGCCACCGGCGGGCGCGTCCTGCACCATCTCGCCGCCCAGCTGCCCGACCGGCGCAACACCGTCGTCCTGACCGGCTTCCAGGTGCCCGGCACCCGCGGCTGGGCCCTGGCCGAAGGGGCCCGGCAGATCAAGATCCACGGCCGGTACGTCCCCGTCGAGGCCGACGTCGTCGTGGCCGGCGGGTTCTCCGCCCACGCCGACGCCGACCAGCTCGTGGCCTGGCTGCGCGCCATGGCCGCACCCGAGACCGCATACGTCGTGCACGGCGAGCAGTCCGCGGCCGACACCTTCGCCCGACGGCTCGGCGACGAGCTCGGCTGGAACGCCGTCGTCCCCCGCCACCACGAGAAGGTCCTCCTGCCCGCGGCCGACGAGCACAAGGCCGCCTGA